The following proteins are encoded in a genomic region of Gossypium hirsutum isolate 1008001.06 chromosome D05, Gossypium_hirsutum_v2.1, whole genome shotgun sequence:
- the LOC107902187 gene encoding transportin-1 isoform X3, whose protein sequence is MKCPKGKFIWVFIFRELSLVSPLKIVHLLFVFFYPFHLHRLRLSVIMHLFSILANTALYASVDKYLHGLFGLANDPAAEVRKLVCAAFVQLIEVRPSVMEPHMKNVIEYMLQVNKDTDDEVALEACEFWDQSFMEQFACRLNRLSFKVPKTKWHFRVSTSDNSYTYIWCRE, encoded by the exons ATGAAGTGCCCCAAAGGAAAatttatttgggtttttatttttcgaGAACTTTCTTTGGTTTCTCCATTAAAAATTGTTCATcttcttttcgtttttttttaCCCATTTCATTTGCATCGTCTCCGTTTGTCTGTCATCATGCACCTATTTTCCATCTTAGCTAATACG GCTTTATATGCATCTGTGGATAAATACCTTCATGGTTTGTTTGGCCTTGCTAATGACCCTGCAGCAGAAGTGCGGAAATTG GTTTGTGCAGCATTTGTTCAGCTAATTGAAGTCCGTCCATCTGTTATGGAG CCACATATGAAGAATGTAATTGAATATATGTTGCAAGTAAATAAGGACACTGATGATGAGGTGGCACTTGAAGCATGTGAATTTTG GGATCAGTCATTCATGGAACAATTTGCATGTCGACTAAACAGACTCTCTTTTAAAGTCCCAAAGACAAAATGGCATTTTAGGGTTTCAACCTCTgacaattcatatacatatatat GGTGCAGGGAATAG
- the LOC121216936 gene encoding labd-13Z-ene-9,15,16-triol synthase, chloroplastic, translated as MGSVLAIVINSPSLAKEVLKVQDAIFANHDVPAATVVGTFGGINILWRPNGSRCNQLRKLVVCEIMSKQSLDACYVLRQREVRRMVKEIHGKVGSSVNIYEQLSATALRVMMSTLWGDDPSQDLIEFRKRLDEIVITFGAPNVSDFFPILAPFDLQGIESKGKEQVSWFYGVFESMIKNRRNIRDDGKEKENIRKDFMQQLLELHWRGDEKNSLSINEVKALLLDMMVAGTDTVPTAVEWAMTELLCHRDKMTKLVKELDMVVGNQNTVEDSHIPQLVYLDAVIKETLRLHPVAPLLIPRVPSKTTVIGGFTVPKGCRVFINAWVIQRDPELWDDPLRFHPERFLETDINYRSNNFGFIPFGSGRRICVGVSLAEKMMALLLGSLVHSFEWGLSEGTKPSLEDKFGIVLKKTESLVGIPVARLPNLEQYQ; from the exons ATGGGGAGCGTGTTGGCAATAGTCATAAACTCGCCTTCACTTGCCAAAGAGGTCCTCAAAGTTCAGGATGCCATCTTCGCTAACCATGACGTTCCGGCAGCCACTGTGGTCGGCACATTTGGTGGAATCAACATCTTATGGAGACCCAACGGTTCTAGATGCAACCAACTGCGTAAGCTTGTTGTTTGCGAAATCATGAGCAAACAAAGCTTGGATGCTTGCTACGTGCTTCGTCAACGAGAGGTTCGACGAATGGTGAAGGAGATTCACGGAAAAGTTGGTTCCTCAGTTAACATATATGAGCAATTATCAGCAACCGCTCTACGAGTGATGATGAGCACGCTATGGGGTGATGATCCATCGCAAGATTTGATTGAGTTTAGGAAACGATTGGATGAAATTGTAATAACATTTGGAGCACCGAATGTTTCTGATTTTTTCCCAATTCTGGCCCCATTTGATTTACAAGGAATTGAATCCAAAGGGAAGGAGCAAGTGTCGTGGTTTTATGGGGTTTTTGAATCAATGATAAAGAACCGAAGAAACATTAGAGATGATGGAAAAGAGAAGGAGAATATTAGGAAGGACTTTATGCAGCAATTGTTGGAGCTGCACTGGCGAGGAGATGAGAAAAACTCTTTATCCATCAACGAAGTGAAAGCTTTGCTTCTG GATATGATGGTCGCTGGTACGGATACAGTACCCACTGCTGTAGAGTGGGCAATGACCGAACTACTATGCCATCGAGATAAAATGACGAAACTTGTAAAGGAATTAGATATGGTGGTCGGAAACCAGAACACTGTGGAAGACTCTCATATACCTCAACTTGTCTACTTGGATGCTGTCATAAAGGAGACACTTCGTCTTCACCCGGTTGCTCCATTGCTAATTCCTCGTGTGCCCAGTAAGACCACTGTTATTGGTGGATTTACTGTCCCTAAAGGTTGCAGGGTTTTCATTAATGCATGGGTCATTCAAAGGGACCCTGAGTTGTGGGACGATCCTCTTCGGTTTCATCCCGAGAGATTCTTGGAAACCGACATTAACTATCGAAGCAACAATTTTGGGTTTATTCCATTTGGTTCAGGGAGAAGGATTTGTGTTGGGGTTTCTCTGGCAGAGAAAATGATGGCACTGCTCTTAGGCTCTTTGGTGCACTCTTTTGAATGGGGATTGTCAGAGGGGACTAAGCCTAGTTTAGAAGATAAATTTGGGATTGTTTTGAAGAAAACAGAATCACTTGTTGGTATACCCGTTGCACGACTTCCTAATTTGGAGCAATACCAATGA
- the LOC107902187 gene encoding uncharacterized protein isoform X2, with translation MLMPSALYASVDKYLHGLFGLANDPAAEVRKLVCAAFVQLIEVRPSVMEPHMKNVIEYMLQVNKDTDDEVALEACEFWVQGIVLEQDNIDPMNGSTPSSKDSLLEEFFPDICLAIWTTTPWTAPANADGLCNECYEEMSSHVPTRRSYLLLPATIVPLETVLSLKLKFMLLLAGAVHEGFRRARWRIRSTCIPAC, from the exons ATGTTGATGCCTTCT GCTTTATATGCATCTGTGGATAAATACCTTCATGGTTTGTTTGGCCTTGCTAATGACCCTGCAGCAGAAGTGCGGAAATTG GTTTGTGCAGCATTTGTTCAGCTAATTGAAGTCCGTCCATCTGTTATGGAG CCACATATGAAGAATGTAATTGAATATATGTTGCAAGTAAATAAGGACACTGATGATGAGGTGGCACTTGAAGCATGTGAATTTTG GGTGCAGGGAATAGTTTTGGAACAAGACAACATAGACCCTATG AATGGCAGTACACCTTCAAGTAAAGATAGCTTATTGGAAGAATTCTTTCCAGATATATGCCTAGCAATATGGACTACAACTCCGTGGACTGCTCCAGCCAATGCTG ATGGACTTTGTAATGAATGTTATGAAGAGATGAGCAGCCATGTACCTACTAGGCGTTCCTATCTTCTTTTGCCCGCTACAATTGTACCACTGGAAACTGTTCTATCATTGAAGCTCAAGTTCATGCTGTTACTGGCTGGTGCAGTTCATGAAGGTTTCAGGAGGGCTCGATGGAGGATCAGATCCACCTGCATTCCAGCGTGCTGA
- the LOC107902187 gene encoding uncharacterized protein isoform X1, whose protein sequence is MKCPKGKFIWVFIFRELSLVSPLKIVHLLFVFFYPFHLHRLRLSVIMHLFSILANTALYASVDKYLHGLFGLANDPAAEVRKLVCAAFVQLIEVRPSVMEPHMKNVIEYMLQVNKDTDDEVALEACEFWVQGIVLEQDNIDPMNGSTPSSKDSLLEEFFPDICLAIWTTTPWTAPANADGLCNECYEEMSSHVPTRRSYLLLPATIVPLETVLSLKLKFMLLLAGAVHEGFRRARWRIRSTCIPAC, encoded by the exons ATGAAGTGCCCCAAAGGAAAatttatttgggtttttatttttcgaGAACTTTCTTTGGTTTCTCCATTAAAAATTGTTCATcttcttttcgtttttttttaCCCATTTCATTTGCATCGTCTCCGTTTGTCTGTCATCATGCACCTATTTTCCATCTTAGCTAATACG GCTTTATATGCATCTGTGGATAAATACCTTCATGGTTTGTTTGGCCTTGCTAATGACCCTGCAGCAGAAGTGCGGAAATTG GTTTGTGCAGCATTTGTTCAGCTAATTGAAGTCCGTCCATCTGTTATGGAG CCACATATGAAGAATGTAATTGAATATATGTTGCAAGTAAATAAGGACACTGATGATGAGGTGGCACTTGAAGCATGTGAATTTTG GGTGCAGGGAATAGTTTTGGAACAAGACAACATAGACCCTATG AATGGCAGTACACCTTCAAGTAAAGATAGCTTATTGGAAGAATTCTTTCCAGATATATGCCTAGCAATATGGACTACAACTCCGTGGACTGCTCCAGCCAATGCTG ATGGACTTTGTAATGAATGTTATGAAGAGATGAGCAGCCATGTACCTACTAGGCGTTCCTATCTTCTTTTGCCCGCTACAATTGTACCACTGGAAACTGTTCTATCATTGAAGCTCAAGTTCATGCTGTTACTGGCTGGTGCAGTTCATGAAGGTTTCAGGAGGGCTCGATGGAGGATCAGATCCACCTGCATTCCAGCGTGCTGA